TTGAGTTGATGGAGCCTCGGAGGTTTCTGCGATCCCGAGTTGTGGGCGTGGCAGAGTTAAGCCTGGTCAAGATGGTACCGAATGAGAAAAATGTGTACCGGCTTCCAGTGTTTAACGCTGAGCGAAACGGAGAGGTTGGAACTCTGAGTGTGGAAATAGAATCACCAAGTCTGAGGCACGACGTGTCAGCCATTTTCGACACTCCCCGCGAAGAAGATGACGCCGAGCTATTCGAAAATGTAATGAAAGATGTAACAACTCTGGTAAGCAAGTACTGCCCTCAGAACTTGCCCCATGTCCAGCCGATGGTGGCCAAGGCAGCGTCATTGAGGGATGTCCACCGCGAGCTTAGGGACAAGTTCACACCAAAGCGGGTTGCTTTCACTTTTTACGTACATATTGACAAGCTGGACCTATCGAACCGCGAGGACATTGAGGCGTATGACGAGGGTCTTATTTCTGTCGAGGCTTACTTCATGAACGAGCGTGTTGTGCAGCCAATGAAGGTAAGTGATGTAAGCAAAGCAAGGGCGAGTAAGTTGTTTCCCGAAATTCGTTTCGATATCGTTCACCCACACTCATCAGAGCCTGATTGTAGCTTGCCCATACTTGAGATCGTGATGCACAAAAAGAACTATAGTACCTTCAAACCCCTTCTAGCTGTTACGAGGCATggcactgctgctgcagcgaaaCCTCTGAACGtacaaacaacagaaatgggCCGTGTGGTTCTCTCGGCGCGGGCCCTTCTAACAGAGTGCATGTACTCCCTTGGAGAACCGGTTACTGTAGGTCTTGTCTCTTCAGGGGAACGCGCTCCACAGGGAGGTACCGTGTTTGGGGACATCGAAAGCTGTCAACGTGCCTACATTGGCGACCTAACGTTGCGCGTGACTGTTCCTTCATTTGAAACTATACCGCGATGCTTACAGTTTAGCTCTCACGTCACACGAGATTTTCAACAGGATTACGTCCGTTATCACGCTGACCGAATCTTCAGTCTGTACCGAGCTCACGATCCATGGAAGCTGCGTGAATTTTACTACTTGCTCTTCGAGAGGGATGTGGCTTTGGGCAAGTGGCCTCGATCACTACATAATTGGTTGGTAAATTGTATCAAACTGTATGGACCAGAGGCCCCTGGTACCTATGGACCGCCTCCCAAGCTTCGTTTGGGTTTGAAGGAGTGGGATCAGCAACGAGTCAATAGAACGACGGCGAGTACTGCGTGCACATCAAGCGGGTATAACACAGCTCGAGGAAGCAGCTCCGCATTTCCTTCAAACGCATTCAGCGGCAGCGCCAGGCGTTCCCGGAACGGCGATCATGGACAGTAGTTTGCCGGTTGGTTCCCACAGGAAATGGGCagttttgggggggggagattGTGGCTTATGAGTATGCCAGAACGGGTGCGCCACGGTGGAGAAATAACATTAGAAAATCCTACGCCGTCATCCATATATGCGTATGAATGTATATATGTctgtataaaaaaaaaaatggggtggATGATGCTAGAAGATTGAATGAGAGATGTAAGACAGGCAATATAGGCGAAGCGAGGAGGGCAGGCGAGAGGGTGTGCTCGCACTGCACCCCTGTTTGTGTTCACACTTGTAGTGTATGTATCTATATCTGCGACAAATGTACGAATTTTAAATTTCTGACTTTACAGTAGCGCCTTGATGCCTTTTTGGAGTGGAGTGCGCAGGTGAAAAAGAATGGGGAAGTTGAATGCGGTGGAAGTGCGCTTGACGTGTGTGCCTGCACATACATGTGCGGATGTGGATGTGCATGTGAGAGGTGGTGCGTGGCCGCAATCAGGATGCTGGAGCGTTTCCCGTTATTTTATCATCCTCTAGGggaactctttttttttttttgccatgcTTCGCATTCGCTATGTGGAATAAGACCGCCAGTTTACCTTCTCGGTATACTTCACTACCCTTTAGAGCATATGGGTAACCAGCTGAGGATGCACGGGCGAGCTCATGGTTTTGTCCATTTCCCTAAATTGAGGGTGGATGGGAAAACCAGTTGTCGAATTCAATCtctcttctcccctccccccccccaagtCAGTCCGCTGCGGCGGCACTCAAAATGCAAGTAGCATCACGTATGAccttctgttttcttcctttttttttccttcagtttttttttcctccgctatatgttcacttttttttttgtgtgtgtgtgtgtgcactgATTGACTCCGGTAGTGGTGGTTTCATTGAAGCATTTATTCcgtatttcctcctcctttcgcTTTGTCAGATCCCTGGTCCTTCAGCGCAAGAACTAAACCGCACCATGTTTCCCGTTGcgcattgtttttattgttttgtcgCTTGCACTCTCCCTTGTatagttttgtttctttttttttttgttttgtctccttCGCCGCTCCATgacccttttccccctttctgaATGTGCTTTGCGACTATGGGAAACGAAAGTGTGGGCAATGTACAGCAAAATACGACAGAGTGGTACGTttagaaggaaggaaatggaaaatgcAACCTGtgagaaaaagggggaaatgtgCATgacaaggaaggaagaaaccaaGAAGAAGTTGCCTTCATGATAGAAAACTGCTTGCTACACGTTACGGATATCTTTTTTAATACTACAATGAGCTACCGAACATGTGTATAAGAGcatcatttttcttcctgtatTATCAGCTGTTGCGCATCTGATGTGATTCTACCCTAACTTCcttcattattttcctttctttagtCGCTGATCCTACTTCCTCTGCATCGAGGTTGTTATTTCTGTCTTAACTAATTATCTGCTCGGGTACTGCGGCCACTCGGGCAGTGCAACACGTGTAAACGTACATAAGCAAATACATTctttcgtatatatatatatatatatatattcgtatAGTTGTTGAAGCGGACCTCTTCCTATAGCTTTGTAGGCCAAGAAGGTAGTAAAAATGTATCACTACGAGTACGATGACGACCACTCAACCAACCTCTCGCAAGCAATTAACGCCAAGTTGATTACGCGTAGGGGTATAACAACAGACAGCCCAGATCCCATTACTCCGGTTTTTTCGTCGACCGCGCCAACTCGCTCATCAACTGGACTAACGACTGAATGGATACGACATCAAAAGCCTAGCGGAAGGGCTGTACCCCCGACCCTTGATACTCTAAAGGGGACAGGTAGTGGAAGGAAATACAAGAGTGTCACAAATTCCCAAGAAAACAATGTGGACCCAAACAGCATTAACCGCGGCACTTTGCTAGTTAACTCATCCTACTCGGCACCTTCACCAAGATATAACCACGTCTCTTCAGTGGTAAAAAAGCTGATAGAGGGGAGAATAACGCCCCAAGAGGCGCGTCGTGCAAGTTCCTCTCGTCGTGGCAGCTCACGAACCACCCGACTGGTTGCCAGTAGCCGATTCGCTCCTGCCGATAGGCCATCAAGCGCCCCGAAACGTCTTCCGATGGGCAGCGGTAGGACTGGTGGGCTGCTGCCACGTCTAAGAATATCGTCAACACCACACATACCCGTCCGCACGCAGCAATGGATCCCTTCAAACTCAGCAAAACCAGCGACGGCGGAATGCCAAAAAAACATATCGCCACGAGGTCCGGCAACCACGCAGTCATCGGGCAGCTCACGAAGCTTAAACATGTATCAAAGGGTGCCACTATCACGACAATGCGACTCTTTTCCGAGGAAACCAACAactgtggaggaa
This region of Trypanosoma brucei gambiense DAL972 chromosome 10, complete sequence genomic DNA includes:
- a CDS encoding T. brucei spp.-specific protein, with the protein product MCGCGCACERWCVAAIRMLERFPLFYHPLGELFFFFCHASHSLCGIRPPVYLLGILHYPLEHMGNQLRMHGRAHGFVHFPKLRVDGKTSCRIQSLFSPPPPQVSPLRRHSKCK
- a CDS encoding RNA editing complex protein, putative encodes the protein MYHYEYDDDHSTNLSQAINAKLITRRGITTDSPDPITPVFSSTAPTRSSTGLTTEWIRHQKPSGRAVPPTLDTLKGTGSGRKYKSVTNSQENNVDPNSINRGTLLVNSSYSAPSPRYNHVSSVVKKLIEGRITPQEARRASSSRRGSSRTTRLVASSRFAPADRPSSAPKRLPMGSGRTGGLLPRLRISSTPHIPVRTQQWIPSNSAKPATAECQKNISPRGPATTQSSGSSRSLNMYQRVPLSRQCDSFPRKPTTVEEKPKPPQPLFSRVPRCAADIPDHRKPSPRHDVQSRRPYVPQSGREVPKAHKTPLSRASSSPKYNSARRRYVQDKQANETSTISGRQRVPVSAVGVGSREKANVSERQRVPVSAVDVGSREKANVSGRQRVPVSAVDVGSREKANVSGRQRVPVSAVDVGNKEQEDGRVTAISSDSRGALSQTKAMETQKVVDPLLTKDIISHDAAGRPKHKSLNGGLVIPQVEGIKSLLLFDIKPPKLSETGAVAATVG